In the Populus trichocarpa isolate Nisqually-1 chromosome 1, P.trichocarpa_v4.1, whole genome shotgun sequence genome, one interval contains:
- the LOC7461649 gene encoding uncharacterized protein LOC7461649 isoform X1 translates to MEISPSTTQESLNLNTIRSRINELEEIYRDCNADSFSEINSSDSDELMKDSAQQLVSKVSQTVTEYSDFSFLGIEDLDAYLAHLKEELDAAEAESAKISNEIELLNRTCMEDSSELENDLEWMKCSLDLISSQRDREKEKGDEQMEHFSSGENQSNLINTNEENKFEILKLDNQIEESTRILKSMQDLDSVCKWYDAIEQIEDVLSGLKVIEFDGTCIRLSLRTYIPKQDVLFLQKIEETNVPYEINHEFLIEVTNGSMEIKKVEMFPNDIYIGDIVDAAKSFRQMFLHLALMETSSSLEWFVRKAQDRIIQSTLRRLVARSASTSRQSIEYLDRDEIIVAHMVGGVDAFMEVSQGWPITNSPLKLVSLKNANHHAKEISLGFLCKVEEAANSLDVHTRQNLSSFVDSVEKILVEQMHLELHSDGTSSI, encoded by the exons atggAAATCTCTCCCTCAACGACACAAGAATCTCTCAATCTGAATACAATTCgcag TCGAATAAATGAACTTGAAGAAATCTACAGAGATTGCAATGCAGATAGTTTCTCCGAAATAAACTCTTCTGATTCTGATGAATTAATGAAAGATTCCGCTCAGCAACTTGTG AGCAAAGTGAGTCAAACCGTAACCGAGTACTCCGATTTCAGTTTCCTAGGCATTGAAGATTTAG ATGCATACTTAGCACACTTGAAAGAGGAGCTTGACGCGGCAGAGGCTGAGAGTGCAAAGATCTCTAATGAAATTGAGTTGCTCAATAGAACATGTATGGAag ATTCTAGTGAACTAGAGAATGATCTTGAATGGATGAAGTGTTCGTTggatttaatttcttcacaGCGG GAtcgagagaaagaaaaaggagatgaACAGATGGAGCACTTTTCAAGTGgagaaaatcaatcaaatttgataaacacaaatgaagaaaacaagttTGAG ATTTTGAAGCTCGATAATCAGATTGAGGAAAGCACAAGGATTTTGAAGTCCATGCAGGATCTTGATTCCGTATGCAAATG GTATGATGCCATAGAACAAATTGAAGATGTATTGTCGGGTCTGAAAGTCATTGAATTTGATGGAACCTGCATTAGATTGTCATTGCGGACTTATATTCCAAAACAAGATGTATTGTTCCTACAGAAGATTGAAGAAACTAATGTGCCATATGaaataaaccatgaatttcTCATAGAAGTTACCAATGGAAGTATGGAGATTAAGAAAGTTGAG ATGTTTCCGAATGACATATATATAGGAGACATTGTTGATGCTGCAAAGTCTTTCAG GCAAATGTTTTTGCACTTGGCATTGATGGAGACAAGCTCTTCACTGGAGTGGTTTGTAAGAAAAGCTCAAGATAGAATTATTCAGTCTACTTTGAGACGATTGGTGGCAAGGAGTGCAAGTACATCCAG GCAATCCATTGAATACTTGGACAGAGATGAAATAATAGTTGCTCATATGGTTGGGGGTGTTGACGCTTTTATGGAAGTTTCTCAGGGTTGGCCCATAACAAATTCCCCATTGAAATTGGTATCTCTCAAGAACGCAAATCACCATGCAAAGGAAATTTCGTTGGGCTTTCTCTGCAAGGTTGAG GAAGCGGCGAACTCCTTGGATGTACACACGCGGCAGAACTTGTCAAGCTTTGTAGACTCTGTTGAAAAAATTCTTGTAGAACAAATGCACTTGGAACTGCATTCAGATGGTACTTCTAGCATATGA
- the LOC7461649 gene encoding uncharacterized protein LOC7461649 isoform X2 has protein sequence MEISPSTTQESLNLNTIRSRINELEEIYRDCNADSFSEINSSDSDELMKDSAQQLVSKVSQTVTEYSDFSFLGIEDLDAYLAHLKEELDAAEAESAKISNEIELLNRTYSSELENDLEWMKCSLDLISSQRDREKEKGDEQMEHFSSGENQSNLINTNEENKFEILKLDNQIEESTRILKSMQDLDSVCKWYDAIEQIEDVLSGLKVIEFDGTCIRLSLRTYIPKQDVLFLQKIEETNVPYEINHEFLIEVTNGSMEIKKVEMFPNDIYIGDIVDAAKSFRQMFLHLALMETSSSLEWFVRKAQDRIIQSTLRRLVARSASTSRQSIEYLDRDEIIVAHMVGGVDAFMEVSQGWPITNSPLKLVSLKNANHHAKEISLGFLCKVEEAANSLDVHTRQNLSSFVDSVEKILVEQMHLELHSDGTSSI, from the exons atggAAATCTCTCCCTCAACGACACAAGAATCTCTCAATCTGAATACAATTCgcag TCGAATAAATGAACTTGAAGAAATCTACAGAGATTGCAATGCAGATAGTTTCTCCGAAATAAACTCTTCTGATTCTGATGAATTAATGAAAGATTCCGCTCAGCAACTTGTG AGCAAAGTGAGTCAAACCGTAACCGAGTACTCCGATTTCAGTTTCCTAGGCATTGAAGATTTAG ATGCATACTTAGCACACTTGAAAGAGGAGCTTGACGCGGCAGAGGCTGAGAGTGCAAAGATCTCTAATGAAATTGAGTTGCTCAATAGAACAT ATTCTAGTGAACTAGAGAATGATCTTGAATGGATGAAGTGTTCGTTggatttaatttcttcacaGCGG GAtcgagagaaagaaaaaggagatgaACAGATGGAGCACTTTTCAAGTGgagaaaatcaatcaaatttgataaacacaaatgaagaaaacaagttTGAG ATTTTGAAGCTCGATAATCAGATTGAGGAAAGCACAAGGATTTTGAAGTCCATGCAGGATCTTGATTCCGTATGCAAATG GTATGATGCCATAGAACAAATTGAAGATGTATTGTCGGGTCTGAAAGTCATTGAATTTGATGGAACCTGCATTAGATTGTCATTGCGGACTTATATTCCAAAACAAGATGTATTGTTCCTACAGAAGATTGAAGAAACTAATGTGCCATATGaaataaaccatgaatttcTCATAGAAGTTACCAATGGAAGTATGGAGATTAAGAAAGTTGAG ATGTTTCCGAATGACATATATATAGGAGACATTGTTGATGCTGCAAAGTCTTTCAG GCAAATGTTTTTGCACTTGGCATTGATGGAGACAAGCTCTTCACTGGAGTGGTTTGTAAGAAAAGCTCAAGATAGAATTATTCAGTCTACTTTGAGACGATTGGTGGCAAGGAGTGCAAGTACATCCAG GCAATCCATTGAATACTTGGACAGAGATGAAATAATAGTTGCTCATATGGTTGGGGGTGTTGACGCTTTTATGGAAGTTTCTCAGGGTTGGCCCATAACAAATTCCCCATTGAAATTGGTATCTCTCAAGAACGCAAATCACCATGCAAAGGAAATTTCGTTGGGCTTTCTCTGCAAGGTTGAG GAAGCGGCGAACTCCTTGGATGTACACACGCGGCAGAACTTGTCAAGCTTTGTAGACTCTGTTGAAAAAATTCTTGTAGAACAAATGCACTTGGAACTGCATTCAGATGGTACTTCTAGCATATGA